The DNA region GAAGCTATGGGAAAAACGAACGACGCAATTCTTTACGGCGGAGTTGCCTATTACGCCTTAAAGCACAAGGATGACGATGAACTAAAAGCTCTCTTGGAAAAAGCTCCTTCTTCGGCATCTAAGCATTATGGCAAGCCTTTTAGGGAAATCTTTAGAGAAGCTAACTATGACTTCTATCAAATTGATTCAAGTCTTTTTGCACCAGCAATGTTTATTGTAAACAACATTGTGACAGGTAGTGTTTTTCAGGTTGGTGAGGTCAATGTGGGTGTGCTTAGGAAGTCGTTTGGTTTGGCTGGGTTTGGGTGAGGGTTTGTTTGTGTTCTCGGCGCAGAAGATGGACCGTTCTATTTAGTTCCTAATAGGGTTGGCTTTTTTTGGGTTGGTTAAAAGGGGGAGTGTGGTTTGTGGTGAGGCTGTTTTGGGTTACTTGGAGCCGAATTTTCTTCGGACCCATTCTCTTGTGAGTTCCATGTCTGCTCTGAAACGTTTTAGTTCTTCTTCGGTTCTTTTTGGGCCTCTGGGTTCTTCTGCGGGGGTTCCGTAGACGTCTAGCAGGTCGCCTTTCGGTTTCTCGGCTATGTGAATGTTTACTTTGAGATCGATGTTTACTTTTTCGGGGTCGATGTCTTTCATTAGCATGGGCAAGCATGTGTTTGTTCCTTCAATTCTCACCATCGCCCCGACAAGGGGTTGCATGTGTGCCAGTGCGGGCCATGCGATTGCCATGATTGTGTAAGAATGTACTGTGCCTCTTTTTGGAAGTTCGATCCATTCTGTTTCTTGTAGTCTGCATTTAGGGTTGAAGCAGTGCGCTCTCGGTGGACAATAGGTGAGTCCACATTTTGGGCATTTGGTTCCCAACAGTCTTCCTTCTAGCAGTCCTTCGAAGAATTTTGAGACTTTGCCGTAGCTGTGATGGAACATGTTAGCGTGGGGTCTATGCGCGATCATGA from Candidatus Bathyarchaeota archaeon includes:
- a CDS encoding Zn-ribbon domain-containing OB-fold protein, with translation MPKQPEPEKIVKEVEYDKKWWDEWVRKGGWRPEGYKIIELEDGPSLNELTPQKFMIAHRPHANMFHHSYGKVSKFFEGLLEGRLLGTKCPKCGLTYCPPRAHCFNPKCRLQETEWIELPKRGTVHSYTIMAIAWPALAHMQPLVGAMVRIEGTNTCLPMLMKDIDPEKVNIDLKVNIHIAEKPKGDLLDVYGTPAEEPRGPKRTEEELKRFRADMELTREWVRRKFGSK